One genomic segment of Mangifera indica cultivar Alphonso chromosome 6, CATAS_Mindica_2.1, whole genome shotgun sequence includes these proteins:
- the LOC123218607 gene encoding transcription factor bHLH68-like isoform X1, giving the protein MMAGNPSWWSMHPASISQQPSTLLSSSPSNIFPSQHFLGSSSIPLNSLPDNNQDQLPQSWSQLLMGGSSGDEEKFVNLNHLQPKKLENYENQIINPSLRTPVCDVKQVVTEISNLYGHGGAEFQAPTPTNWPQIMPVSSPRSCVTSLNTDILNFSSTEADGNNNNNNQNPDHSSECNSTVTGEICKKARVQSSSSSQPPLKVRKEKLGDRITALHQLVSPFGKTDTASVLLEAIGYIRFLQGQIEALSSPYLDFPSANLRNHHHCDQMQEKPNDLRSRGLCLVPVSCTQQVGSDNGADYWAPALGGGF; this is encoded by the exons ATGATGGCAGGAAACCCTAGCTGGTGGAGCATGCATCCAGCATCCATCTCTCAGCAGCCTTCTACCTTGTTATCTTCTTCTCCATCTAATATATTTCCTTCTCAACATTTTCTTGGATCTTCTTCAATTCCTTTGAATTCTTTGCCTGATAATAATCAAGATCAACTTCCTCAGTCATGGAGCCAGCTGCTCAT GGGTGGGTCATCAGGTGATGAAGAGAAGTTTGTTAATCTCAATCATTTGCAGCCGAAAAAGTTGGAAAATTATGAAAACCAAATCATAAATCCATCTCTTAGAACACCTGTTTGTGATGTGAAACAAGTAGTCACTGAAATTAGCAACTTATACGGTCATGGAGGCGCAGAATTTCAAGCTCCAACGCCCACAAATTGGCCACAAATCATGCCAGTTTCATCCCCGAGGTCTTGTGTTACAAGCTTAAACACTGATATATTGAACTTCTCTTCAACCGAAGCAGATgggaacaataataataataatcaaaacccAGATCATTCATCTGAG TGTAATAGCACAGTCACAGGCGAGATTTGCAAGAAGGCTAGGGTTCAATCTTCCTCCTCAAGCCAGCCACCTCTAAAA GTGAGGAAGGAGAAACTTGGAGACAGAATCACAGCACTTCATCAACTAGTTTCCCCATTTGGAaag ACTGACACTGCTTCTGTCTTGTTAGAAGCTATTGGGTATATCAGATTCCTTCAGGGTCAAATTGAG GCCCTCAGCTCGCCTTACTTGGACTTTCCTTCTGCAAATTTGAGAAATCATCATCACTGT GATCAGATGCAAGAAAAGCCAAATGATTTGAGGAGTAGAGGATTATGCTTGGTTCCAGTGTCTTGCACTCAACAAGTTGGAAGCGACAATGGAGCTGATTATTGGGCTCCGGCTCTTGGCGGAGGATTTTGA
- the LOC123218607 gene encoding transcription factor bHLH68-like isoform X2, with protein sequence MMAGNPSWWSMHPASISQQPSTLLSSSPSNIFPSQHFLGSSSIPLNSLPDNNQDQLPQSWSQLLMGGSSGDEEKFVNLNHLQPKKLENYENQIINPSLRTPVCDVKQVVTEISNLYGHGGAEFQAPTPTNWPQIMPVSSPRSCVTSLNTDILNFSSTEADGNNNNNNQNPDHSSECNSTVTGEICKKARVQSSSSSQPPLKVRKEKLGDRITALHQLVSPFGKTDTASVLLEAIGYIRFLQGQIEALSSPYLDFPSANLRNHHHCMQEKPNDLRSRGLCLVPVSCTQQVGSDNGADYWAPALGGGF encoded by the exons ATGATGGCAGGAAACCCTAGCTGGTGGAGCATGCATCCAGCATCCATCTCTCAGCAGCCTTCTACCTTGTTATCTTCTTCTCCATCTAATATATTTCCTTCTCAACATTTTCTTGGATCTTCTTCAATTCCTTTGAATTCTTTGCCTGATAATAATCAAGATCAACTTCCTCAGTCATGGAGCCAGCTGCTCAT GGGTGGGTCATCAGGTGATGAAGAGAAGTTTGTTAATCTCAATCATTTGCAGCCGAAAAAGTTGGAAAATTATGAAAACCAAATCATAAATCCATCTCTTAGAACACCTGTTTGTGATGTGAAACAAGTAGTCACTGAAATTAGCAACTTATACGGTCATGGAGGCGCAGAATTTCAAGCTCCAACGCCCACAAATTGGCCACAAATCATGCCAGTTTCATCCCCGAGGTCTTGTGTTACAAGCTTAAACACTGATATATTGAACTTCTCTTCAACCGAAGCAGATgggaacaataataataataatcaaaacccAGATCATTCATCTGAG TGTAATAGCACAGTCACAGGCGAGATTTGCAAGAAGGCTAGGGTTCAATCTTCCTCCTCAAGCCAGCCACCTCTAAAA GTGAGGAAGGAGAAACTTGGAGACAGAATCACAGCACTTCATCAACTAGTTTCCCCATTTGGAaag ACTGACACTGCTTCTGTCTTGTTAGAAGCTATTGGGTATATCAGATTCCTTCAGGGTCAAATTGAG GCCCTCAGCTCGCCTTACTTGGACTTTCCTTCTGCAAATTTGAGAAATCATCATCACTGT ATGCAAGAAAAGCCAAATGATTTGAGGAGTAGAGGATTATGCTTGGTTCCAGTGTCTTGCACTCAACAAGTTGGAAGCGACAATGGAGCTGATTATTGGGCTCCGGCTCTTGGCGGAGGATTTTGA
- the LOC123218976 gene encoding putative disease resistance protein At3g14460, translating into MAQGYLGFDNDTEMKVIGQDYFDYLASRSFFQEFQKDEDENIINCKVHDIVHDFAQYLSKNEYFTVEINEGSKELVINTSNEKARHLMLTLKHGATFPISICSIKSLRSLLIDCKGFMDLVTNDVLPNLFGELTCLRALDISLGFPGANLITTIPTEVKKLIHLKYLNLSGHDMEKLLETLCELYNLQTLDISRCREIKELPQRMGKLINLRHLINHDTFLLSYMPKGIEKLTCLQTLSKFIENSSSSDGGKACSTLACLKDLKHLRGRLEIRGLGNVTNVSEVKRMQILSSKKSLFDLMLMFDKDGEGERKKDDDELLLEALQPHPNLEKLDICHHRGSTFHSDWIMSLTGLRELRLSCYRNCIYLSPLGKLPSLESLTIAGMSVKNLVTGIESDGAFSSSTSVILFPKLKVLEFWHNYEWEEWDYGNTILPCLASLSINYCRKLRALPDGLFQGAKNLQHLEIYESDLLEERYRKGTGEDWQKITHIPNIKFTGDW; encoded by the coding sequence ATGGCTCAAGGTTACCTTGGGTTTGACAATGATACAGAGATGAAGGTAATAGGCCAAGactattttgattatttggcaTCACGATCATTCTTCCAAGAGTttcaaaaagatgaagatgagaataTCATAAACTGTAAGGTGCATGATATTGTTCATGACTTTGCTCAATATCTTagtaaaaatgaatattttactgTAGAAATCAATGAAGGCAGCAAGGAGCTAGTCATAAACACTTCCAATGAGAAAGCCCGACATTTAATGTTAACGCTTAAACACGGGGCTACATTTCCCATCTCCATTTGTAGCATCAAAAGTTTGCGGAGTCTCTTAATTGATTGTAAAGGTTTTATGGATTTGGTGACTAATGATGTTCTACCAAATCTCTTTGGTGAATTGACATGTTTAAGGGCGTTAGACATAAGTTTGGGATTCCCAGGTGCGAATTTGATTACAACAATTCCAACAGaggtaaaaaaattgatacatttgaaATATCTGAATTTGTCTGGTCATGATATGGAAAAACTTCTGGAAACTTTATGTGAGTTATACAATCTGCAAACTTTAGATATTTCTCGGTGCAGGGAGATTAAAGAACTGCCTCAAAGGATGGGGAAGTTGATAAACTTGCGGCATTTGATTAATCATGATACATTTTTATTAAGTTACATGCCCAAGGGAATTGAGAAATTAACTTGTCTCCAAACATTGAGTAAATTCATCGAAAATAGCAGCAGCAGTGATGGTGGTAAAGCATGTAGTACTCTTGCATGCTTGAAAGATTTGAAACATTTAAGAGGAAGGCTTGAAATTAGAGGGCTAGGAAATGTGACCAATGTGAGTGAGGTTAAGAGAATGCAAATTCTCAGCAGTAAGAAAAGCCTCTTTGATTTAATGCTAATGTTCGATAAAGATGGAGAAGGAGAGAGgaaaaaagatgatgatgagttaCTTCTTGAGGCTTTGCAACCGCATCCAAATTTAGAGAAATTAGATATATGTCATCACAGAGGCAGCACTTTTCATTCTGATTGGATCATGTCATTAACCGGGCTGAGGGAATTGCGTCTTTCCTGTTACCgaaattgtatttatttgtcTCCCTTGGGAAAATTGCCATCACTTGAATCACTAACGATAGCTGGAATGAGTGTGAAAAACCTAGTTACAGGAATCGAAAGCGATGGTGCATTTTCATCGTCTACATCAGTTATTCTCTTTCCCAAGTTGAAAGTTCTTGAATTCTGGCATAATTACGAATGGGAAGAGTGGGATTACGGGAATACAATCTTGCCATGCCTTGCTTCTTTGTCAATCAATTACTGTAGAAAATTACGTGCACTGCCCGATGGCCTTTTCCAGGGGGCAAAAAATCTACAACATTTGGAGATTTATGAAAGTGATCTTTTGGAAGAACGTTACAGAAAGGGAACAGGAGAGGACTGGCAAAAGATCACCCACATTCCCAACATCAAATTCACCGGTGATTGGTGA
- the LOC123219362 gene encoding putative disease resistance protein RGA4, with product MADAIVNLALEQLLQITTQNIGEEVRLVGNVENEVEKLRSNLEAIQTVLLDAEERQMKGDRAVRRWLDKLKDISYDIEDVLDEWNTEIMRLQVEGDLDDAPAPKQKVPSFFPCSCFGIKQVVLRRDIAQKIKELNEKLDIIAEEKNKYSLEEKSTETFERVQTTSFVDVTEIYGREYEKNSLLSTLLDERNEEHKNLSVISLVGMGGIGKTTLAQQAYNNDKVMSHFDTKIWVCVSNPFDEIRVAKAIIEGLECPTNDFVELESFLKCIRQSIMETKFLLILDDMWSEDYNKWEPFYHCLKNGSYGSKVLITTRNERVASIMGSVALIIIEQLAPEECWLLFRQFAFYGRPSKEFEKLEKIGREIVAKCKGLPLAAKTMGNLLRFKKTRNEWQRILDSDIWTLEEIGKGLLSPLMLSYNDLPSSIRRCFSYCAIFPKDHNIEKDDLIKLWMAQGYLGLDNDTKMEVIGQEYFDHLASRSFFQEFEKDDDQNIISCKMHDIVHDFAQFLTKNECFTVGIKGGNEDQVINTSNEKTRHSMLMLHVGATFPISVSSIKSLRSLLIGCEDSKYLVPDDVRPNLFGELTSLRALHISAGVVSANLITVIPKEVKKLIHLKYLNLSSQHMEKLPETLCELYNLQTLDISWCQKLKELPQGMGKLINLRHLINYFTISLSYMPKGIEKLTCLRTLSAFIEKSRSSDGSKACSTLACLKDLKHLRGTLYIRGLGNVTNVSEVKRMQILSNKENLFHLWLRFDKDGEGERKNDEDELLLEALQPHPNLEKLHIENYRGSTFYSDWIMSLTGLRELRILFCRNLMHLSPLGKLPSLESLWIREMSVKKVVTGIEGDGAFSSSTSVILFPKLKVLDFMWIWEWEEWDYGNTILPCLASLHIHFCPKLRALPDGLLQGAKNLQHLEIIGSDLLEERYKKGTGEDWQKISHIPNIKFADSYLQGGPLPLR from the coding sequence ATGGCTGATGCAATTGTTAATCTTGCCTTGGAGCAGCTGCTTCAAATCACTACTCAAAATATAGGGGAAGAGGTGAGGCTTGTTGGTAATGTCGAAAATGAAGTAGAAAAACTTCGGAGCAATCTTGAAGCCATTCAAACTGTGCTACTTGATGCAGAGGAGAGGCAAATGAAGGGCGACAGAGCTGTGAGACGTTGGTTAGATAAGCTCAAAGACATATCCTATGACATAGAAGATGTGTTGGATGAGTGGAACACTGAAATCATGAGGTTGCAGGTTGAAGGAGATCTTGACGATGCACCTGCTCCTAAGCAGAAGGTGCCTTCCTTCTTCCCCTGTTCTTGCTTTGGTATCAAACAAGTTGTTTTGCGCCGTGATATAGcacaaaagataaaagaattaaatgaaAAACTAGATATTATTGccgaagaaaaaaataaatacagtCTCGAGGAGAAGAGCACTGAAACATTTGAACGAGTTCAAACTACGTCTTTTGTTGATGTGACTGAAATATATGGTCGAGAATATGAGAAGAATTCTTTACTGAGTACGTTGTTAGATGAGAGAAATGAAGAACATAAAAACCTTTCTGTCATCTCACTTGTAGGGATGGGAGGAATTGGGAAAACAACTCTTGCTCAACAAGCTTATAATAATGACAAGGTCATGAGCCattttgacacaaaaatatGGGTGTGTGTATCAAATCCTTTTGATGAGATTAGGGTTGCCAAAGCAATCATTGAAGGACTAGAATGTCCTACCAATGATTTTGTTGAACTGGAATCTTTTTTGAAATGTATCCGTCAATCTATTATGGAAACaaaatttcttctcattttaGATGATATGTGGTCAGAAGATTATAACAAATGGGAACCATTTTATCATTGTCTAAAGAATGGTTCCTATGGTAGTAAAGTTTTGATTACAACAAGGAATGAAAGAGTTGCATCCATTATGGGGTCAGTTGCTCTTATCATAATAGAGCAATTAGCTCCAGAGGAATGTTGGTTGTTGTTTAGACAATTTGCATTTTATGGTAGGCCTTCTAAggagtttgaaaaattagagaaaattgGAAGAGAAATTGTTGCAAAGTGCAAGGGCTTGCCGCTTGCTGCAAAAACTATGGGCAATCTCTTGCGATTTAAGAAAACTAGAAATGAATGGCAACGAATTTTAGATAGTGACATTTGGACATTGGAAGAGATTGGGAAAGGTCTTTTATCACCTTTGATGTTGAGTTATAATGATTTGCCTTCTAGCATAAGACGATGTTTTTCATATTGTGCTATCTTTCCAAAAGATCATAATATAGAGAAGGATGACTTGATCAAATTATGGATGGCTCAAGGTTATCTTGGGTTGGACAATGATACAAAGATGGAGGTAATAGGCCAAGAGTATTTTGATCATTTAGCATCTCGATCATTCTTTCAAGAGTTTGAAAAAGATGATGATCAGAATATCATAAGCTGCAAGATGCATGATATAGTTCATGACTTTGCTCAATTTCTCACTAAGAACGAATGTTTTACTGTGGGAATCAAAGGGGGCAATGAAGACCAAGTCATAAACACTTCCAATGAGAAAACCCGACATTCAATGTTAATGCTTCACGTCGGGGCTACATTTCCTATCTCCGTTTCTAGCATCAAAAGTTTGCGGAGTCTCTTAATTGGTTGTGAAGATTCTAAGTATTTGGTGCCTGATGATGTTCGACCAAATCTCTTTGGTGAATTGACAAGTTTAAGAGCATTACACATAAGTGCAGGAGTCGTAAGTGCAAATTTGATTACAGTGATTCCAAAAGaggtaaaaaaattgatacatttgaaATATCTGAATTTGTCTAGTCAGCATATGGAAAAACTTCCGGAAACTTTATGTGAGCTATACAATCTGCAAACTTTAGATATTTCTTGGTGTCAAAAGCTTAAAGAACTGCCTCAAGGGATGGGGAAGTTGATAAACCTGCGgcatttgattaattatttcacAATATCATTAAGTTACATGCCCAAGGGAATTGAGAAATTAACTTGTCTCCGAACATTGAGTGCATTCATCGAAAAAAGCAGGAGCAGTGATGGTAGTAAAGCATGTAGTACTCTTGCATGCTTGAAAGATTTGAAACATTTAAGAGGAACGCTTTATATTAGAGGGCTAGGAAATGTGACCAATGTGAGTGAGGTTAAGAGAATGCAAATTCTCAGTAATAAGGAAAACCTCTTCCATTTATGGCTTAGATTCGATAAGGATGGAGAAGGAGAGAggaaaaatgatgaagatgagttACTTCTTGAGGCTTTGCAACCGCATCCAAATTTGGAGAAATTACATATAGAAAATTATAGAGGCAGCACTTTTTATTCTGATTGGATCATGTCATTAACCGGGCTGAGGGAATTGCGTATTCTCTTTTGCAGAAACTTGATGCATTTGTCTCCCTTGGGAAAATTGCCATCACTTGAATCACTATGGATAAGAGAAATGAGCGTGAAAAAAGTAGTTACGGGAATCGAAGGCGATGGTGCATTTTCATCATCTACATCAGTTATTCTCTTTCCCAAGTTGAAAGTTCTTGATTTCATGTGGATATGGGAATGGGAAGAGTGGGATTACGGGAATACAATCTTGCCATGCCTTGCTTCTTTGCATATTCATTTTTGTCCAAAATTACGTGCACTGCCCGATGGCCTTCTCCAGGGGGCGAAAAATCTACAACATTTGGAGATTATTGGAAGTGATCTTTTGGAAGAACGTTACAAAAAGGGAACAGGAGAGGACTGGCAAAAGATCTCCCACATTCCCAACATCAAATTCGCTGATTCATATCTGCAAGGAGGCCCACTCCCACTCCGTTGA